One window from the genome of Candidatus Chlorohelix allophototropha encodes:
- the bchU gene encoding bacteriochlorophyllide d C-20 methyltransferase BchU, which produces MDDSSLFDANQKVYDMVFKSTVDFFCLKGALDLNLFEALASEPLSIEDLAKATKSVPLRLNKFLMSLDQIGLVEQKDGKWGLTPFSVQFFTAPEQHRNLTFVPFMDYLGKMIEPYYLRMADVVRGERNFTSFTPYPPRTREDSDFYETLHRSNTFYPTKLLVERGNLKGVKHLVDMGGGIGDIAIALCRANPDLTVTLINLPSAIDLVKENVADKGFSDRITPVAIDMYREPLPKCDAVLISRILYPFGEQFSRMLCQKAYDTLEPDGRLLLLDMNISDDHSPNYDYLTHYLSSVGTDFVQMEFKHHNTYSKIMGEIGFKDIKFDDAWDNILFQAVK; this is translated from the coding sequence ATGGATGACTCATCTCTTTTTGATGCTAACCAAAAAGTTTATGATATGGTTTTCAAAAGCACTGTAGACTTTTTTTGTCTCAAAGGCGCTTTGGATCTCAATCTATTTGAGGCACTAGCGAGTGAGCCTTTGTCTATTGAAGACTTGGCAAAAGCTACAAAGTCAGTGCCACTTCGCTTGAACAAATTTCTAATGTCTTTGGATCAAATCGGGTTAGTTGAACAAAAAGATGGAAAATGGGGGTTAACTCCTTTCTCAGTACAGTTCTTCACTGCCCCAGAACAACACCGAAATTTGACCTTTGTGCCATTTATGGATTATCTAGGCAAAATGATTGAACCGTATTATCTGCGTATGGCAGATGTAGTACGGGGAGAGCGGAATTTCACCAGCTTCACACCATATCCGCCTCGCACCAGAGAAGACAGCGATTTCTACGAAACCCTGCATCGCAGCAATACCTTTTATCCAACCAAGCTGTTGGTGGAACGAGGCAATCTTAAAGGGGTAAAGCATCTGGTAGATATGGGCGGCGGTATCGGTGATATTGCTATTGCGCTTTGCCGAGCGAATCCAGACCTCACTGTGACTCTCATCAACCTGCCTAGCGCAATTGATCTGGTCAAAGAAAATGTAGCTGATAAGGGATTCTCCGACCGAATTACTCCGGTAGCAATTGATATGTACCGCGAACCACTTCCCAAGTGCGACGCAGTATTGATAAGCCGGATTCTCTATCCTTTTGGCGAACAATTCAGCCGGATGCTGTGCCAGAAAGCCTATGATACGCTAGAACCGGACGGGCGTTTATTGCTGCTTGATATGAATATCAGCGACGACCATAGCCCTAATTACGATTATCTAACTCACTACTTGAGTTCGGTCGGTACTGATTTCGTCCAGATGGAGTTCAAGCATCACAACACCTATAGCAAAATAATGGGTGAAATCGGATTCAAGGATATCAAGTTTGACGATGCATGGGATAATATTTTGTTCCAAGCAGTAAAATAG
- a CDS encoding PAC2 family protein, whose protein sequence is MGFIQTISENWPELENTLLVGAFSGWNDAAAGATTTIRLLSEKSQVEAFASIDPEEFYMFSDTRPEISITKEGLRELTWPTIEFSAAKYVPGINRSLVTVTGIEPDLKWRTFTDTFIEICKRCNVTEVILLGAMVATVPHTRPVPLSGWSTIPERQVLLEQLGVTRSRYEGPTGMVGTLLTRFQAENIPYSSIWGVSPSYLSVSPNWKVAERLLGALNRIYNFSMDLSELSTLSLRFEAQVAEAVARQADIATFVQALEENYDRGFKDISGDDDEGDEGWGDGSHEEEGELPSADILIQELERQLRKQRENNNDRGSSNT, encoded by the coding sequence ATGGGTTTTATCCAGACTATCAGCGAGAATTGGCCAGAGCTTGAGAATACTCTGCTTGTTGGCGCATTCTCTGGCTGGAATGATGCTGCTGCAGGCGCAACAACTACAATTCGGCTACTTTCAGAAAAATCTCAGGTGGAAGCTTTTGCTTCAATTGATCCCGAAGAATTTTACATGTTTTCCGATACCCGCCCTGAAATTAGCATTACCAAGGAAGGCTTGCGCGAGCTAACCTGGCCCACTATCGAATTTTCGGCTGCTAAATACGTACCGGGCATAAATCGTTCCCTCGTTACTGTGACAGGAATAGAACCCGATCTAAAATGGCGAACTTTCACCGATACGTTTATTGAGATATGCAAACGCTGTAACGTCACTGAGGTGATATTGCTTGGCGCAATGGTTGCGACAGTACCGCATACCCGCCCTGTTCCACTCAGTGGTTGGAGTACCATTCCAGAACGCCAAGTTTTACTTGAGCAATTAGGTGTGACCCGCTCTCGCTATGAAGGTCCCACCGGAATGGTAGGCACGCTACTCACACGCTTTCAAGCTGAAAATATTCCATATTCTTCTATCTGGGGCGTATCGCCGAGTTACCTATCGGTCAGCCCTAACTGGAAAGTAGCCGAGCGGTTGTTGGGTGCATTAAATCGTATTTATAACTTTAGCATGGATTTGAGCGAGTTGAGTACGCTTTCCCTGCGTTTTGAAGCGCAAGTCGCCGAAGCAGTAGCCCGGCAAGCAGACATCGCTACCTTTGTACAAGCATTGGAAGAAAATTACGATAGGGGCTTTAAAGACATATCGGGGGATGATGACGAGGGTGATGAAGGTTGGGGCGATGGCAGCCACGAAGAAGAAGGGGAGTTACCTAGCGCCGACATCCTAATACAGGAATTGGAGCGACAGCTTCGCAAACAGCGCGAGAATAACAACGATAGAGGTTCTTCAAATACCTAA
- a CDS encoding VIT1/CCC1 transporter family protein, which produces MATNIRVKQYRENWQSEMDNVTLYRALSDIEKQPQLKEVYKRMADVEEVHAKLWESKLKEFNPVFPAHNPGWRARALIWLAQKFGTQFVLPTIANREQVDSHAYDKQPEAQAANLPRDEQTHALLLRTITGASPEGMVGSQVAQLEGRHRGSGGNALRAAVLGSNDGLVSNLSLVMGVAGADLAGHTILITGIAGLLAGACSMALGEWLSVQSARELYERQISIEKQELTEAPEVETEELALIYQAKGLPKEEAQALAQKLIGDNSTALDTLSREELGIDPDELGGSAWVAAGTSFLLFALGAIIPVLPYFFVSGLMGAAISGALSAVALFLIGAGITLLTGRNTLYSGFRQVLFGLLAAGVTFGVGKLIGVALAG; this is translated from the coding sequence ATGGCAACAAATATTCGCGTAAAACAATATCGTGAAAACTGGCAGTCAGAGATGGATAATGTGACGTTATATCGCGCCCTCTCCGACATCGAAAAACAACCGCAGCTAAAAGAAGTATACAAACGTATGGCTGACGTAGAAGAAGTTCATGCCAAGTTGTGGGAGAGCAAACTTAAAGAATTCAATCCGGTGTTTCCCGCACATAACCCGGGTTGGCGAGCGCGAGCGCTTATCTGGCTGGCACAGAAATTCGGCACTCAATTTGTTCTTCCAACCATCGCTAATCGTGAGCAGGTTGATAGCCACGCATATGATAAACAGCCTGAAGCACAAGCCGCCAATCTCCCCCGCGACGAGCAGACACATGCGCTGTTATTACGTACTATCACCGGAGCATCTCCCGAAGGAATGGTGGGCAGCCAAGTAGCCCAACTGGAAGGACGGCATCGTGGCTCAGGCGGTAACGCTCTAAGAGCCGCGGTGTTAGGCTCCAATGACGGGCTGGTATCCAATTTGAGCCTTGTTATGGGTGTGGCTGGCGCGGATTTGGCAGGGCATACCATTCTCATTACCGGAATTGCCGGGTTACTGGCAGGAGCATGCTCAATGGCGTTAGGGGAATGGCTATCCGTGCAAAGCGCTCGCGAACTGTACGAGCGACAGATTAGTATTGAAAAACAAGAGTTGACGGAAGCCCCTGAAGTGGAAACCGAAGAACTAGCATTAATCTATCAAGCTAAAGGATTGCCAAAAGAAGAAGCGCAGGCGCTAGCTCAAAAATTGATTGGCGATAATAGTACCGCGCTGGATACACTCTCTCGCGAAGAACTGGGTATAGACCCTGACGAATTAGGCGGTTCGGCTTGGGTTGCGGCTGGAACTTCATTTTTATTATTCGCGCTTGGCGCAATAATTCCGGTATTACCCTATTTCTTTGTTTCGGGACTAATGGGCGCAGCAATAAGTGGGGCGTTGAGCGCAGTTGCGCTATTCTTGATAGGGGCAGGTATAACACTGCTAACCGGACGCAACACCCTGTATTCCGGCTTCCGGCAAGTGCTATTCGGTTTACTGGCAGCAGGTGTAACGTTTGGTGTTGGCAAACTTATCGGTGTAGCATTAGCAGGATGA
- a CDS encoding ATP-binding response regulator: MRLKVGLLDLGEMLRDVSKQATVINPLCRIKVKGLNGAVIRGDRVHLESALLRLIEISASYSPGKCELALNLSLVDEGLVVDICNTTFKLSNEQQRNLHDSFHFYRPTNKHIGNFASIRDAIEEHGGKIWISGTDKNFSIFFSLPFREMETPLAEFGEDPTPYKLPPSIALDFELKRSSILLIGDNRDVLSLLKVSLNEAGWRVNIARNGVEAVESIAKQRPDLILLEWKSTSRDAHKILDRLRTYLNIRPGQLIKPPVVLMSSDNLSPMDWSKIKDMGIAGFLNKPLDFEEVKRVLANIWNNN, from the coding sequence ATGAGACTTAAAGTTGGTCTGTTAGATCTGGGAGAGATGTTGCGCGATGTTTCCAAGCAAGCAACGGTAATAAACCCACTTTGCCGCATCAAAGTTAAGGGCTTGAACGGAGCAGTAATAAGAGGTGATCGAGTTCATCTTGAAAGCGCTTTGCTCCGGTTAATTGAAATAAGTGCATCCTACTCACCCGGAAAATGTGAATTAGCCTTAAATCTGTCGCTTGTTGATGAAGGACTGGTGGTAGATATTTGCAACACCACTTTCAAGCTTTCTAATGAGCAACAAAGAAACCTCCACGATTCTTTCCATTTTTACCGACCCACCAATAAACACATTGGTAATTTTGCCAGCATTCGAGATGCAATCGAAGAGCATGGGGGCAAAATTTGGATTAGTGGCACCGATAAAAATTTCTCCATATTTTTCAGTCTCCCTTTTCGAGAAATGGAAACCCCTTTAGCCGAATTCGGAGAGGATCCTACTCCCTATAAACTTCCACCTTCGATAGCCTTAGATTTCGAATTGAAGCGCTCATCGATATTGCTTATCGGCGATAATCGAGATGTGCTTTCACTTCTAAAAGTATCATTAAACGAGGCGGGTTGGCGCGTTAACATTGCCCGCAACGGGGTGGAAGCAGTGGAAAGCATAGCAAAACAGCGTCCTGATCTAATATTGCTCGAATGGAAGTCGACCAGTCGCGATGCTCACAAAATACTTGATCGATTGAGAACTTACCTAAATATTCGACCCGGACAACTGATAAAGCCGCCTGTTGTATTGATGTCTTCCGATAACCTTTCCCCAATGGATTGGTCAAAGATTAAAGATATGGGTATAGCCGGATTCTTGAATAAACCGCTCGATTTTGAAGAGGTCAAACGGGTACTGGCGAATATCTGGAATAATAATTAA
- a CDS encoding DUF4097 family beta strand repeat-containing protein — MHRVVVPILLLFLLAEISGAVAIVMTAPGGFKGLVTLDIGDERRVILPDETFNINPGATLDIQSGNGTVQVTGDSTATQVTVHATKVTRSLGEDAFDRISYSAKIEGNNLVIRANPGSTFTFGISFGESRVDLAITAPSNLLNRIKTNNGAILVTNFNTATGNQSLGTDNGRITVKNLVAQRLELTSSNGSINLDGVTATLSAQTNNGRIEAINSTLGIEQVNSDNGSISLSGALSQVNSGSVQSSNGSVRFSFKGTSDKASYEIRTDNGSINFNIPGLSVRRENNNKTLFSNNNAPNIKIKTNNGSVTVE, encoded by the coding sequence ATGCACAGGGTAGTAGTTCCGATATTATTGCTCTTTCTGTTAGCCGAAATCTCCGGCGCAGTTGCAATTGTGATGACTGCACCGGGCGGATTCAAAGGGCTAGTCACCCTCGATATTGGTGACGAAAGACGAGTGATTTTACCTGATGAAACCTTTAACATTAACCCCGGCGCTACGCTGGACATTCAGAGTGGCAATGGCACTGTTCAGGTAACCGGGGATTCTACTGCTACTCAGGTAACAGTACATGCGACAAAAGTTACCCGTAGCTTGGGTGAAGATGCGTTTGACCGCATCTCTTATAGCGCCAAGATTGAGGGTAATAATCTGGTTATTCGGGCTAATCCTGGTTCTACCTTTACTTTTGGAATCAGTTTCGGTGAAAGCCGAGTGGATTTAGCTATAACGGCGCCTTCTAATCTACTAAATCGAATAAAAACAAATAATGGTGCGATACTAGTGACTAATTTCAATACAGCGACTGGAAATCAGTCTCTGGGAACTGATAATGGGCGCATTACTGTCAAGAATTTAGTAGCACAAAGGCTAGAGCTTACCAGCAGTAATGGTTCTATAAATCTGGATGGGGTAACTGCTACTCTTTCGGCTCAAACCAATAATGGCAGGATAGAGGCAATCAACAGTACTTTAGGTATCGAACAGGTTAATAGTGATAATGGCTCTATAAGTCTTTCCGGTGCTTTAAGTCAGGTCAATAGTGGTAGCGTGCAAAGTAGCAATGGTTCGGTTCGATTTAGCTTCAAAGGCACGTCCGATAAAGCCAGCTATGAAATCCGTACCGATAATGGCAGCATTAACTTTAATATACCGGGCTTATCTGTGCGTCGCGAGAACAATAACAAAACGCTTTTTTCAAATAACAATGCACCAAACATCAAGATTAAAACTAACAATGGCAGTGTTACTGTCGAGTAA
- the aroA gene encoding 3-phosphoshikimate 1-carboxyvinyltransferase — translation MSRNQAVLEAIDQHRIKLRGAAQLRGELTVPGDKSISHRSVIFNAIASGEAFITNFLPGEDCLSSIECMRAMGVEIELDDTARTVRVKGKSIRGLTESAEVLNAGNSGTTTRLLTGLLSGQNFYSVITGDSSLRSRPMGRVINPMRQMGAQIWGRKGDTLAPLSIKGTTLKGINYSLPVASAQLKSAILLAALYAEGETHLSGLIDSRDHTERMLKAMGAPLLVSAEELVMKGPATELIAQNVSVPGDISSAAFWLVAASVHPDADLTLKNVGVNPTRTGIIDVLGEMGANITLINEREVAGEPVADIRVVSAELRGTSVSGNLIPRLVDEIPALAVAAILARSNTCISDAAELRVKETDRIATICSELGQLGAILEAHPDGMTIQAGAKLRGATVQSHGDHRMAMSLAIAGLLLPEGEELEIADYRCADVSYPGFWSDLEKIIII, via the coding sequence ATGAGCCGGAATCAAGCGGTACTGGAAGCAATTGATCAACATAGAATAAAATTAAGAGGGGCTGCCCAATTACGAGGCGAACTAACCGTACCGGGGGATAAATCCATCAGCCACCGTTCGGTTATTTTTAATGCTATAGCAAGTGGCGAAGCTTTTATCACCAACTTCCTGCCCGGTGAGGATTGCCTAAGCAGCATCGAATGTATGCGCGCGATGGGAGTTGAAATAGAGCTAGATGATACAGCCCGCACCGTCCGAGTCAAGGGCAAAAGCATCAGAGGCTTAACCGAAAGCGCCGAAGTGCTGAACGCCGGAAATAGTGGTACAACTACGCGCCTGCTCACCGGTTTACTGTCAGGACAAAACTTCTACAGCGTGATAACCGGAGATAGCTCATTACGTAGCCGCCCAATGGGGCGAGTGATAAACCCAATGCGACAGATGGGAGCGCAAATCTGGGGACGCAAAGGTGATACCCTTGCGCCGCTCAGTATCAAGGGAACAACGCTTAAGGGTATAAATTATAGTTTGCCGGTAGCCAGCGCGCAACTTAAAAGCGCGATTCTGCTGGCGGCGTTATATGCCGAGGGAGAAACCCATCTTAGCGGTTTAATTGACAGCCGGGATCATACCGAGCGCATGCTCAAAGCAATGGGTGCGCCTTTGCTGGTAAGCGCAGAAGAATTGGTGATGAAAGGGCCTGCTACCGAATTAATCGCGCAAAATGTAAGCGTTCCCGGCGACATCAGCAGTGCAGCTTTCTGGTTAGTAGCGGCAAGTGTTCACCCCGATGCCGACCTGACTCTAAAAAATGTTGGGGTCAATCCCACTCGTACCGGTATAATTGATGTATTAGGTGAGATGGGCGCAAATATCACCCTGATTAATGAGCGAGAAGTTGCCGGCGAACCGGTAGCCGACATTCGAGTTGTATCGGCTGAATTGCGGGGTACAAGTGTAAGCGGCAACCTGATTCCCCGCTTGGTTGACGAGATTCCTGCTCTGGCAGTCGCTGCGATTCTAGCGCGTAGCAATACCTGTATCAGTGATGCCGCAGAGCTTAGAGTAAAAGAGACCGACCGAATTGCTACTATTTGCAGCGAGTTAGGACAGTTAGGAGCAATCCTTGAAGCTCATCCGGATGGTATGACGATTCAAGCAGGCGCAAAATTGCGAGGCGCAACTGTGCAGAGTCATGGAGACCACCGAATGGCAATGTCGCTGGCAATTGCCGGGCTATTACTCCCTGAAGGTGAGGAGCTAGAAATAGCTGATTATCGCTGTGCAGATGTATCCTACCCCGGCTTTTGGAGTGATTTGGAAAAAATCATTATAATATAA
- a CDS encoding DUF4097 family beta strand repeat-containing protein has product MNPKLTIKWLVVALALEVGIAAILLILTGHWLTLLNFMANIAILGGLGYWGIKSGIFNSNNYNRTYQRPYRQRGVQGNTMQVTIPGVKFNWGGLEQTEPVNLAFEINSQLNSIQLDVQVGNVKVIGKPGLEKITVSGYKRVWVKDPLQGRSEFENMQVTGIQEGGVLRIYAGTREKINFALGQVSRVDLEINVPENIPGVYNVQSGELSLKNIQAELAARSNLGNIFLENFSSGKNLNLTSQSGSITLQQIAAGQVRATTNLGKVELTGGGAEMFYLESSAGNVRARGVNCGIYKARTNAGSVEVYDLNSDGVIELRTNVGRVYANNVTAPGFQLTTDAGSVFYQGSTPSINSEAHSNLGSVQLRLAPGSSFALEASSSVGTVSVGLPIGTVYMQTKNSFRGLIGAGGAMIQAGSNLGSVQVSN; this is encoded by the coding sequence ATGAACCCGAAATTGACAATCAAATGGCTAGTGGTTGCACTGGCACTGGAAGTGGGAATTGCAGCAATTCTGTTAATACTAACCGGGCACTGGTTAACTCTGTTGAATTTCATGGCTAATATCGCAATTCTGGGAGGATTGGGATATTGGGGCATAAAATCAGGCATTTTCAATTCAAATAATTATAATAGGACGTACCAACGTCCTTATAGGCAAAGAGGTGTACAAGGAAATACAATGCAAGTCACAATACCGGGAGTTAAATTTAATTGGGGTGGTTTGGAACAAACCGAGCCGGTGAATTTAGCATTTGAAATAAACAGTCAATTAAATAGTATCCAGTTAGATGTGCAAGTTGGAAATGTAAAGGTTATCGGCAAGCCCGGTTTGGAAAAAATAACCGTTAGTGGCTATAAACGAGTGTGGGTTAAAGACCCGTTGCAAGGGCGTAGCGAATTTGAAAATATGCAAGTTACCGGAATACAAGAAGGCGGCGTTTTGCGAATATACGCCGGAACCAGAGAAAAAATTAATTTCGCGTTGGGTCAAGTAAGCAGGGTTGATTTGGAAATAAATGTCCCAGAGAATATACCGGGTGTTTATAATGTACAAAGCGGCGAACTGAGCTTAAAAAACATCCAAGCTGAATTAGCGGCTCGTTCAAATCTTGGGAATATTTTTTTAGAGAATTTCAGTTCGGGCAAGAATCTAAATTTGACTAGCCAAAGTGGGAGTATCACGCTACAGCAAATAGCGGCAGGTCAGGTACGCGCTACAACTAATCTTGGCAAAGTTGAGTTGACTGGCGGCGGCGCAGAGATGTTTTACCTTGAATCGAGTGCAGGAAATGTCAGGGCGCGTGGTGTGAATTGTGGGATTTATAAAGCTCGAACCAATGCTGGCAGCGTAGAAGTGTACGACCTCAACTCCGATGGAGTAATTGAGCTACGTACTAATGTAGGGCGCGTTTACGCTAATAATGTTACTGCCCCCGGTTTCCAACTAACTACTGATGCGGGTTCGGTTTTTTATCAGGGCAGTACACCCTCGATTAATAGTGAAGCACATAGTAACCTTGGTAGCGTGCAATTGCGGCTTGCGCCCGGTTCATCCTTTGCGTTAGAAGCAAGTAGCAGTGTAGGCACTGTTTCGGTAGGCTTACCGATTGGCACTGTTTATATGCAGACTAAAAATAGTTTCAGAGGATTAATTGGCGCAGGCGGGGCAATGATACAAGCAGGTAGCAACCTCGGAAGCGTACAAGTTAGCAATTAG
- the serA gene encoding phosphoglycerate dehydrogenase, translated as MFKVLVSDPIAKEGIARLQTEAGNIQVDVKTGLPKEELLKIISQYDGLIVRSETKVTAEVLKAATRLKVVARAGVGIDNVDVEIATERGVIVVNTPGGNTIAAAELAFTLMLAISRKLALANNTLKGGKWERKQFVGVELMGKTLGIVGLGRIGTEIARRAIAFGMKPLSFDPFVLPAYAEKIGIEMVPLEEIYSRADFITVHTPLTPETHHMVGKEAFAKMKDGVRIINAARGGIIDEDALYDALNSGKVAAAGLDVFEQEPPPSDYKLSRLDNVIVTPHLGASSEEAQVKVAVDAAESVIAALNGELVPNAVNLPGMSKETLLELRPYMLLAEKLGRLATALSDGILRKLEITVHGEKSPNNAHLLTAATLMGLLKDEKSDEPLNLVNAGYVAERRGLEIIDSCTELEGQYSGRTISLKVQSDGNGIANNFEGSVINGEPRIVRINGFPLEVAPLGYLLVSRHNDRPGIIGKVGTMLGEHDINIASMDVGRRSRSGEAVMILSIDDQVPATVVESLSKVDGMQNLRFVNLG; from the coding sequence ATGTTTAAGGTATTGGTAAGCGACCCTATCGCCAAAGAGGGTATTGCCCGACTTCAGACAGAAGCGGGTAATATTCAGGTGGATGTAAAAACCGGATTACCCAAGGAAGAACTACTGAAAATAATCTCACAATATGACGGTTTGATTGTGAGAAGCGAAACCAAAGTGACCGCCGAGGTTTTAAAAGCTGCTACTCGTTTGAAAGTGGTTGCCCGCGCTGGAGTGGGTATTGATAATGTAGATGTAGAAATAGCCACCGAACGGGGTGTGATTGTGGTCAACACCCCGGGGGGTAATACTATCGCAGCGGCTGAATTGGCTTTCACCCTGATGCTAGCAATTTCCCGCAAACTGGCGTTGGCAAATAATACCCTTAAGGGTGGGAAATGGGAACGCAAACAATTTGTTGGTGTGGAACTGATGGGGAAAACCCTCGGTATTGTAGGGCTAGGGCGCATCGGTACGGAAATTGCGCGTCGCGCCATCGCTTTTGGTATGAAGCCGCTCAGTTTTGACCCCTTTGTTTTACCTGCTTATGCCGAAAAAATCGGTATAGAAATGGTTCCTCTGGAAGAAATATATAGTCGCGCCGATTTTATAACAGTCCATACTCCCTTAACTCCAGAAACTCACCATATGGTCGGTAAGGAAGCATTCGCAAAGATGAAAGACGGTGTGCGCATCATTAATGCGGCACGCGGCGGCATCATTGATGAAGATGCTTTGTATGATGCTTTGAACAGTGGCAAAGTAGCGGCGGCAGGTCTGGATGTGTTCGAGCAAGAGCCTCCCCCATCGGACTATAAGTTGTCACGTCTCGATAATGTGATAGTCACGCCACATCTAGGCGCAAGCAGCGAAGAAGCCCAAGTCAAGGTAGCAGTAGATGCGGCAGAGTCGGTGATAGCGGCTCTTAATGGAGAGTTGGTTCCCAATGCGGTAAATTTACCCGGAATGAGTAAGGAAACCCTTTTGGAATTGCGCCCTTATATGCTTCTAGCCGAGAAACTGGGCAGACTTGCTACCGCTCTTTCAGATGGAATATTGCGCAAACTAGAAATTACGGTGCATGGGGAGAAAAGCCCGAATAATGCCCACTTGCTTACCGCAGCTACTTTAATGGGCTTGTTAAAAGATGAAAAAAGCGATGAGCCTCTCAATCTAGTAAATGCCGGCTATGTAGCAGAACGGCGAGGGTTGGAGATTATTGACAGTTGTACCGAGCTTGAAGGGCAGTATAGCGGGCGAACTATTAGCCTTAAAGTGCAAAGTGATGGTAACGGTATCGCCAACAATTTTGAGGGGTCAGTGATAAACGGAGAACCGCGCATTGTGCGTATAAACGGCTTTCCATTAGAAGTTGCGCCACTGGGCTATTTGTTGGTGAGTCGTCACAACGACCGTCCCGGTATAATCGGCAAAGTTGGCACAATGCTAGGAGAGCACGATATAAATATCGCCTCTATGGATGTAGGACGGCGCTCTCGTTCTGGTGAAGCTGTCATGATTTTGAGTATCGACGATCAAGTTCCGGCGACTGTAGTTGAATCGCTCAGCAAAGTGGATGGTATGCAAAACCTGCGCTTTGTAAATTTGGGATAA
- a CDS encoding phosphotransferase, with translation MSDYRLRKYRAAIKEHFPDFEVKRVAYLAEGWDSVACQVNGQYIFRFPKRPEVELELSKEIALLPELAPHLPLPIPHFEFVAKSGGRFFPFVFAGYRKLVGIPLEDCPIGTEKEEWWKQSLGHFLSALHRFPVERARELGVRDMALVSQPTKPYNWRDNVLAYYHLVQNQVLGLLSQSEREKLMGLFESYLQYEPGFSFEPKLIHADINPEHILLDLKKKTVSGIIDFGDCCIGDPALDIPEGVELYYGGTLGEGWQKRREFYRHLSPLDSIIFGIEHDSPALIELGINLLRDILIEENQ, from the coding sequence ATGTCGGATTATAGACTTAGAAAATATCGTGCCGCTATCAAAGAACATTTCCCAGATTTTGAGGTAAAGCGAGTTGCTTACCTTGCGGAAGGTTGGGATAGCGTCGCCTGTCAGGTAAATGGGCAGTATATTTTTCGCTTTCCGAAACGCCCGGAGGTTGAGCTAGAACTAAGCAAAGAAATAGCCTTATTACCTGAACTCGCACCACATTTGCCTTTGCCGATACCGCATTTCGAATTTGTAGCAAAGAGTGGTGGGAGGTTTTTTCCTTTTGTTTTTGCTGGATACCGCAAGTTGGTAGGAATACCGCTGGAAGATTGCCCGATTGGAACCGAAAAAGAAGAATGGTGGAAACAGTCGCTCGGTCATTTTTTAAGTGCCCTACACCGCTTTCCGGTGGAAAGAGCGCGCGAATTGGGCGTTAGAGATATGGCGCTGGTATCGCAACCGACTAAGCCTTATAATTGGCGCGATAATGTTTTGGCTTATTATCATTTGGTGCAAAATCAGGTTTTGGGGTTACTAAGCCAAAGCGAACGGGAAAAATTGATGGGTCTTTTCGAGAGTTACCTGCAATATGAACCCGGTTTTTCCTTTGAGCCAAAGCTGATACACGCCGATATTAATCCCGAACATATTCTGTTAGACCTAAAGAAAAAGACGGTTAGTGGCATTATTGACTTCGGAGATTGCTGTATTGGCGACCCGGCGCTGGATATACCGGAGGGAGTCGAACTGTATTACGGTGGTACATTAGGGGAAGGGTGGCAAAAGCGTCGTGAATTTTATCGACACTTATCACCTTTAGATAGTATTATTTTCGGCATTGAACACGATAGCCCTGCGCTGATTGAATTGGGCATAAACCTATTGCGCGATATATTAATTGAGGAGAACCAATGA
- a CDS encoding nitroreductase family protein has translation MNVLEAIKSRKSVGKVTEKKPTRAQIEILLDAACQAPNHHMVEPWRYFVVAGETRAELSKIMGESLKAKLGNTTDDKAQALIEKECHKLLRAPVVIIAASLKPSSPKVVDIENVEAVAAAVQNMLLAAQEIGLGAIWRTGDPAYDPAIKAFLGLEPEEHIVAFVYLGYPAMPNTERTSNQFENKTRWLGWED, from the coding sequence ATGAACGTACTGGAAGCTATCAAATCAAGGAAAAGCGTCGGCAAGGTCACTGAGAAAAAGCCTACCCGCGCACAAATAGAAATCTTGTTGGACGCGGCTTGCCAAGCGCCAAACCACCATATGGTTGAACCGTGGCGTTATTTTGTAGTTGCAGGTGAGACGCGGGCAGAATTGAGCAAAATCATGGGCGAATCGCTTAAGGCAAAGCTGGGAAATACGACAGACGATAAAGCGCAAGCATTGATTGAAAAAGAATGCCACAAACTATTGCGCGCCCCAGTGGTGATTATCGCAGCTTCGCTAAAGCCTTCTTCCCCTAAAGTTGTTGATATTGAAAACGTGGAAGCTGTAGCAGCAGCCGTTCAAAATATGCTACTGGCAGCGCAAGAAATCGGGCTTGGCGCTATCTGGCGAACGGGTGACCCGGCATACGATCCGGCAATTAAGGCTTTTCTAGGTCTAGAACCGGAAGAACACATTGTAGCTTTTGTTTATTTAGGCTATCCGGCTATGCCAAATACCGAGCGCACCTCTAATCAATTCGAAAATAAAACCCGGTGGTTGGGTTGGGAAGATTAG